The Acropora muricata isolate sample 2 chromosome 5, ASM3666990v1, whole genome shotgun sequence genome includes a window with the following:
- the LOC136916945 gene encoding uncharacterized protein, translated as MNINQLVSDSSPSCSKETSGKKPAMFWTEEHDIILVREMLANSPFANTKRGTVQRGRKWNEIAEHLSSVQTPRFKVDQRGVRERYSLIAKTYRKKIREEERASGISTPELSELDQALEDLIVREDEADRGIQEATAQKRKVKDDKKDAEEIRKRAMERLGDRMKRGENEGKVKKRRSSGNNTLEYLKERNERIDELRKQELELKKQELQQEEQKNENMMKLMSQQLQQQQKQIEGFQTMMMTMFSKFLEKN; from the exons ATGAACATAAACCAACTTGTCTCGGACTCATCTCCGTCTTGTTCAAAGGAAACAAGTGGCAAAAAGCCAGC GATGTTCTGGACAGAGGAGCATGACATAATTTTAGTGAGAGAAATGCTAGCCAACAGCCCCTTTGCCAACACGAAACGTGGTACCGTGCAAAGAGGTCGTAAGTGGAATGAAATTGCAGAGCACCTATCAAGCGTACAAACACCACGATTTAAGGTTGATCAGAGAGGTGTGCGGGAGAGGTACAGTCTGATTGCCAAGACCTACCGAAAGAAAATTAGGGAGGAAGAACGAGCGAGTGGGATTAGCACTCCAGAATTATCAGAGCTGGATCAAGCGCTAGAAGACCTCATTGTCAGAGAGGATGAGGCTGATAGAGGCATACAGGAGGCaacagcacaaaaaagaaaagtgaaagatGACAAGAAGGATGCAGAGGAAATCAGAAAGAGAGCAATGGAGAGGTTGGGAGATAGAATGAAAAGAGGTGAGAATGAAGGAAAGGTGAAGAAAAGGAGATCAAGTGGAAACAACACCCTGGAATATCTAAAAGAAAG GAATGAGAGGATTGATGAATTAAGAAAACAGGAGCTTGAATTGAAAAAGCAAGAGTTGCAACAAGAAGAACAGAAGAATGAAAATATGATGAAGTTGATGAGCCAGCAactgcaacaacaacagaaacaaattgAGGGTTTCCAAACCATGATGATGACCATGTTCTCAAAGTTTTTGGAGAAGAATTAA
- the LOC136916944 gene encoding uncharacterized protein has translation MSFKDARDALVLYHDNGVIDHEEFCLLYDANRSKNPEFPYEEYGKFDLEEMDNSECKAEFRFRKEDIPMLAEALGIPETFTCNQGSVSDGIEGLCIMLKRFSYPCRYSDLIPRFGHPVPVMSMICSTVVDFIYNLHGHKMTEYNHNILNPASLQIYADAVFSKGAALDNCFGFVDGTVRPICRPGEMQRAVYNGHKRVHGLKFQSVALPNGLIANLFGPVEGRKHDASMLDESGLLNELERHAFSPTGQAMCIYGDPAYPHRVHLQRPFQYGLLTQQMQNFNGSMSKVRSSVEWIFGDIINYFKFLDFKKDLKLDLSPIGKMYIVCALLRNALTCLYGNTTSDFFQLDPPSLEDYFA, from the exons ATGAGTTTTAAGGATGCAAGAGATGCTTTGGTCTTATATCATGATAACGGAGTGATAGACCACGAGGAATTTTGCTTGTTGTACGATGCAAATCGATCGAAAAATCCTGAATTTCCGTATGAAGAGTACGGAAAATTTGATCTTGAAGAAATGGACAACAGTGAATGCAAAGCGGAATTTCGTTTTCGGAAAGAAGACATCCCTATGTTAGCAGAAGCCCTTGGTATCCCAGAAACTTTTACATGTAACCAGGGATCGGTGAGTGATGGCATTGAAGGGCTGTGCATCATGTTAAAAAGATTTAGCTATCCTTGCAGATACTCAGATTTAATTCCTCGCTTTGGTCACCCTGTCCCTGTGATGAGTATGATTTGTAGCACAGTGGTTGACTTCATCTACAACCTCCATGGTCACAAAATGACCGAGTACAATCACAACATTCTTAACCCAGCTAGTCTTCAAATCTATGCAGATGCGGTATTTTCAAAAGGCGCCGCCCTggataattgttttggttttgtggatGGCACAGTTAGGCCTATTTGTCGCCCCGGAGAAATGCAAAGAGCTGTATACAATGGCCACAAGCGTGTACATGGATTGAAATTTCAGTCTGTAGCTTTaccaaatggtctcattgcaaATTTATTTGGACCTGTCG AAGGACGAAAACATGATGCATCAATGTTGGATGAGTCTGGCCTATTGAATGAGCTTGAGAGGCATGCCTTCTCACCAACTGGTCAGGCAATGTGTATTTATGGGGATCCAGCCTATCCCCACCGTGTTCATCTGCAAAGACCATTTCAATATGGATTACTGACACAGCAGATGCAAAATTTTAATGGGTCTATGAGTAAGGTTCGCTCCTCAGTTGAGTGGATTTTTGGAGACATCattaattactttaaatttttAGATTTTAAGAAAGACTTGAAGCTGGATTTGAGCCCCATTGGAAAAATGTATATTGTTTGTGCCTTACTTAGGAATGCACTTACTTGTCTTTATGGTAACACAACTTCAGACTTTTTCCAATTAGACCCACCATCTCTGGAAGATTATTTTGCTTAA